A part of Streptomyces sp. NBC_01497 genomic DNA contains:
- a CDS encoding DUF4350 domain-containing protein, producing MTLTASRESSTSPTARLLWTRGRGILLALALLLSAGIAVAAIGSGDQHGRLDPRSADPRGSRAVAELLKQHGIAVDVVTTLHGAASAAGADTTLLVTTPDLLSEAQQRTLHASLARSGGRTVLLGAGPASVPVLAPGISTSRPTALSALSPRCGLAAARGAGTADTGGERYVTRLPDSDSCYPVDGLPTLVRTTNAHAGDTVVLGSADILYNDHLGKRGNAALALRLVGSRPHLVWYLPSLSDDTATDSGGESTFLDLIPPGWLWGFLQLLIAAVLAAVWRARRLGPLVTERLPVAVRAAEATEGRARLYRTTRSRDRAAAVLRAATRERLAPLLGVHPADAHTPETLTPAVSARLPGADLDLPFLLFGPEPDDDIGLVRLADQLDALEREVRTS from the coding sequence ATGACCCTCACCGCATCCCGGGAGTCCTCCACATCGCCCACAGCCCGTCTGCTGTGGACGCGTGGCCGCGGCATTCTCCTGGCCCTCGCCCTCCTGCTGAGCGCGGGCATCGCCGTCGCCGCGATCGGCTCCGGCGACCAGCACGGGCGCCTCGACCCGCGCTCCGCCGACCCACGCGGCAGCAGGGCCGTGGCGGAACTCCTCAAGCAACACGGCATAGCCGTCGACGTCGTCACCACGCTCCACGGCGCCGCCTCGGCGGCGGGAGCGGACACCACGCTCCTCGTCACCACTCCCGACCTGCTCAGCGAGGCACAACAGCGGACCCTGCACGCCTCCCTCGCGAGGTCCGGGGGCCGTACCGTGCTCCTCGGCGCCGGTCCGGCCTCCGTGCCCGTCCTCGCGCCGGGCATCAGCACCAGCCGCCCGACGGCGCTCTCCGCCCTCTCCCCCCGCTGCGGCCTCGCGGCGGCCCGGGGAGCCGGCACGGCCGACACGGGCGGCGAACGCTACGTCACCCGCCTTCCGGACAGCGACTCCTGCTACCCCGTCGACGGGCTGCCGACCCTCGTCCGCACCACGAACGCGCACGCGGGCGACACCGTCGTCCTCGGCTCCGCCGACATCCTCTACAACGATCACCTCGGCAAACGCGGAAACGCCGCGCTCGCCCTGCGACTCGTCGGCTCCCGACCGCATCTCGTCTGGTACCTCCCCTCGCTCAGTGATGACACCGCCACCGACTCCGGCGGCGAAAGCACCTTCCTCGACCTCATCCCGCCCGGCTGGTTGTGGGGCTTTCTCCAACTGCTCATCGCCGCTGTGCTCGCCGCCGTGTGGCGCGCCCGCAGGCTGGGCCCCCTCGTCACCGAACGGCTTCCGGTAGCCGTCCGCGCCGCAGAGGCAACAGAGGGACGGGCCCGGCTCTACCGCACCACCCGCTCCCGCGACCGCGCGGCAGCCGTCCTGCGCGCGGCGACCCGTGAACGCCTCGCACCGCTCCTCGGCGTGCACCCCGCAGACGCCCACACTCCCGAAACCCTCACGCCTGCCGTCTCGGCCCGCCTCCCCGGCGCCGACCTCGATCTGCCGTTCCTGCTTTTCGGCCCGGAGCCGGACGACGACATCGGCCTCGTCCGTCTCGCGGACCAACTCGACGCCCTCGAAAGGGAGGTACGCACCTCATGA
- a CDS encoding cation diffusion facilitator family transporter, translated as MSAQGGTKAIVAALGANLSIAVAKFVAFLFSGSSSMLAEAVHSVADSGNQGLLLLGGKRAKRAATEEHPFGYGRERYIYGFLVSIVLFSVGGMFAVYEGFEKVKHPHPLDDWYWPVGVLVFSIIAEGFSFRTAMKESNLTRGSMSWMEFIRRAKAPELPVVLLEDFGALIGLVFALAGVGLALGTHDGIWDGIGTLCIGTLLIVIALVLAVETKSLLLGESAGAEQVTKIREAAVDGESVTRVIHMRTQHLGPEELLVAAKIAVRHDDTAVEVAAAIDAAEARIRAAVPIARVIYLEPDVYSEKAAAAGDDPAATPGGPGSAPEDH; from the coding sequence ATGAGCGCGCAAGGCGGAACGAAGGCGATCGTGGCGGCGCTCGGCGCCAACCTCTCGATCGCGGTGGCCAAGTTCGTGGCGTTCCTGTTCAGCGGATCGTCCTCGATGCTCGCGGAGGCGGTCCACTCGGTCGCGGACTCCGGGAACCAAGGACTGCTGCTCCTCGGGGGCAAGCGCGCCAAGCGCGCGGCCACCGAGGAGCATCCGTTCGGCTACGGGCGCGAACGCTACATCTACGGCTTCCTGGTATCGATCGTCCTGTTCTCCGTCGGTGGCATGTTCGCGGTCTACGAGGGGTTCGAGAAGGTCAAGCACCCGCACCCGCTGGACGACTGGTACTGGCCCGTCGGCGTTCTCGTCTTCTCGATAATCGCCGAGGGCTTCTCGTTCCGTACGGCCATGAAGGAGTCGAACCTGACGCGTGGGTCCATGTCCTGGATGGAGTTCATCCGCCGGGCCAAGGCCCCTGAGCTGCCCGTCGTGCTGCTGGAGGACTTCGGCGCCCTGATCGGCCTGGTGTTCGCCCTCGCGGGTGTCGGCCTCGCGCTCGGCACCCACGACGGCATCTGGGACGGCATCGGCACGTTGTGCATCGGCACGCTTCTCATCGTCATCGCGCTGGTCCTGGCCGTGGAGACCAAGTCGCTCCTGCTGGGGGAGTCCGCGGGCGCCGAGCAGGTGACGAAGATCCGCGAGGCCGCCGTCGACGGCGAGAGCGTGACCCGCGTCATCCACATGCGTACGCAGCACCTCGGCCCCGAGGAACTGCTCGTCGCCGCCAAGATCGCCGTACGGCACGACGACACGGCCGTCGAGGTCGCGGCGGCCATCGACGCGGCGGAAGCACGGATCCGCGCGGCCGTACCCATCGCGCGGGTCATCTACCTCGAACCCGACGTCTACAGCGAGAAGGCGGCGGCAGCGGGCGACGACCCGGCCGCCACACCCGGCGGCCCGGGCTCCGCCCCCGAGGACCACTGA
- a CDS encoding stage II sporulation protein M gives MDLDVFVTAHRAEWERLDLLLRRGRRLTGAEADELVALYQRAATHLSLIQSSAPDPMLTARLTQLVARARATVTGVRRASWRDAVHFLTEGFPAAVYRARHWWVPTALVSVLLTVVMGWWIAHHPDVQAAIGAPSELRQMTRPGGEYETYYSSHPEASFAAQVWTNNAEAAGLCLVLGAFLCLPVVWILFTNVLNLAVGAGLMTSAGRLDTFLALVLPHGLLELTAVFVAAGTGLRLGWTVVDPGPLPRRTALAQQGRAALGMAVGLALVLFVSGSIEGFVTPSGLPTWARVSIGVLVELAFLTYVYVLGGRAARAGETGDVEMTGRSAELPVAA, from the coding sequence ATGGACCTCGACGTCTTCGTCACAGCCCACCGGGCCGAGTGGGAACGCCTGGACCTCCTTCTTCGCCGCGGCCGCCGCCTCACCGGTGCGGAGGCGGACGAACTCGTCGCCCTCTACCAGCGCGCTGCGACCCACCTCTCGCTGATCCAGTCGTCGGCACCCGACCCGATGCTGACGGCCCGGCTCACCCAGCTCGTCGCCCGCGCACGCGCCACGGTGACCGGCGTACGGCGTGCCTCCTGGCGGGACGCCGTCCACTTCCTCACCGAGGGGTTCCCGGCCGCGGTCTACCGGGCCCGCCACTGGTGGGTGCCGACGGCGCTGGTGTCCGTACTGCTCACGGTCGTCATGGGCTGGTGGATCGCCCACCACCCGGATGTGCAGGCCGCCATCGGGGCCCCGTCCGAGCTCCGGCAGATGACGCGGCCGGGCGGCGAGTACGAGACGTACTACTCCAGCCACCCGGAGGCCTCGTTCGCGGCGCAGGTGTGGACGAACAACGCCGAAGCGGCGGGCCTGTGCCTGGTGCTGGGGGCGTTCCTCTGTCTGCCGGTGGTCTGGATCCTGTTCACCAACGTGCTGAACCTCGCGGTCGGCGCGGGACTCATGACGTCCGCGGGCCGGCTGGACACCTTCCTCGCGCTGGTGCTGCCCCACGGACTGCTCGAACTCACGGCGGTGTTCGTCGCGGCGGGTACGGGCCTGCGCCTCGGCTGGACCGTGGTCGATCCGGGCCCGCTGCCACGCAGGACCGCTTTGGCGCAGCAGGGGAGAGCGGCGCTGGGTATGGCCGTAGGACTCGCGCTGGTGCTGTTCGTGTCGGGCTCGATCGAAGGATTCGTCACGCCGTCCGGCTTGCCGACATGGGCCCGCGTCTCCATCGGCGTCCTCGTCGAACTCGCCTTTCTCACCTATGTGTACGTGCTCGGCGGCAGGGCCGCGCGGGCCGGCGAGACCGGTGACGTGGAGATGACCGGCCGGAGCGCCGAACTCCCCGTCGCCGCCTGA
- a CDS encoding RDD family protein, with protein sequence MDELLVTGEAVVLGLRPARLPTRVLAFAVDAVVVAVAYVAVALAVAFGAGSLDDAAIAALQVASFLLVLVGVPIAVETLSRGRSLGKLACGLRVVRDDGGPIRFRHALVRGAVGAVELLFSFGVIACIASLVSERGRRIGDVFAGTLVVRERVPAARSAAAPPPPHWLVGRFGELDLSAVPEGLWLSVRQYLTRMGQLDAAVSRSMATRLANDVAARTGAPAPGGVPPAAYLAAVLQERQVRDARRAFGEGGSPASGRPSVAAAVPGGTPVAGGASAAGGALWAPAVLPAGPPVTPVLPASGPPVTPPAPPATGFVPPA encoded by the coding sequence GTGGACGAGCTGCTGGTGACCGGTGAGGCCGTCGTGCTGGGGCTGCGGCCCGCCCGGCTTCCCACGCGTGTGCTCGCCTTCGCCGTCGACGCGGTGGTCGTCGCGGTCGCGTACGTGGCGGTCGCGCTGGCCGTCGCGTTCGGCGCGGGCTCACTGGACGATGCCGCGATCGCCGCTCTCCAGGTGGCGTCGTTCCTGCTCGTGCTTGTCGGCGTACCCATCGCTGTGGAGACGCTCAGCCGCGGCCGTTCGCTCGGAAAGCTGGCGTGCGGTCTGCGGGTCGTACGGGACGACGGCGGGCCCATCCGCTTCCGGCACGCGCTCGTGCGCGGCGCGGTGGGGGCCGTGGAGCTCCTCTTCTCGTTCGGCGTGATCGCCTGCATCGCCTCGCTGGTGTCCGAGCGCGGGCGGCGGATCGGTGACGTGTTCGCCGGCACGCTCGTCGTACGGGAGCGGGTTCCGGCGGCCCGGTCGGCGGCCGCGCCGCCTCCGCCGCACTGGCTCGTGGGTAGGTTCGGCGAGCTCGATCTCTCCGCGGTGCCCGAGGGGTTGTGGCTGTCCGTCCGGCAGTACCTGACGCGGATGGGGCAGCTCGACGCGGCCGTCAGCCGGTCGATGGCTACGCGGCTGGCTAACGATGTCGCGGCGCGCACCGGAGCGCCCGCGCCGGGGGGCGTGCCACCGGCCGCCTACCTGGCCGCCGTCCTCCAGGAGCGGCAGGTGCGGGACGCCCGGCGGGCGTTCGGTGAAGGGGGCTCCCCCGCGTCTGGCCGGCCATCGGTGGCTGCTGCCGTACCGGGCGGGACGCCGGTGGCCGGGGGCGCATCGGCGGCCGGCGGTGCGCTGTGGGCTCCTGCCGTGCTGCCGGCCGGCCCTCCCGTCACGCCCGTGCTGCCCGCGTCCGGACCCCCTGTCACGCCGCCGGCGCCGCCGGCCACCGGGTTCGTCCCGCCGGCCTGA
- a CDS encoding AAA family ATPase → MSAPTQESADMPADPDRARAALEALRTEIGKAVVGQDAAVTGLVVALLCRGHVLLEGVPGVAKTLLVRALAASLELDTKRVQFTPDLMPSDVTGSLVYDARTAEFAFQEGPAFTNLLLADEINRTPPKTQSSLLEAMEERQITVDGTARPLPDPFLVAATQNPVEYEGTYPLPEAQLDRFLLKLTVPLPSRADEINVLTRHADGFDPRDLQAAGVRPVAGPADLEAARTAVAKTSVSPEITGYVVDICRATRESPSLSLGVSPRGATALLSTARAWAWLTGRDYVTPDDVKALALPTLRHRVQLRPEAEMEGVTADSVITALLAHVPVPR, encoded by the coding sequence ATGAGCGCCCCGACCCAGGAGTCCGCCGACATGCCGGCGGACCCCGACCGTGCCCGCGCCGCGCTCGAAGCACTGCGCACAGAGATCGGAAAGGCGGTCGTCGGCCAGGACGCCGCCGTCACCGGTCTCGTTGTCGCACTGCTGTGCCGGGGGCACGTCCTCCTCGAAGGCGTGCCGGGTGTCGCGAAGACCCTCCTCGTCCGTGCGCTCGCGGCGTCCCTCGAACTCGACACGAAACGTGTCCAGTTCACGCCCGACCTCATGCCCAGTGACGTGACGGGCTCGCTCGTCTACGACGCCCGCACAGCAGAGTTCGCCTTCCAGGAAGGCCCCGCCTTCACGAACCTTCTGCTGGCCGACGAGATCAACCGCACCCCGCCGAAGACCCAGTCGTCGCTGCTGGAAGCGATGGAGGAACGTCAGATCACCGTGGACGGCACCGCCCGCCCACTGCCCGATCCCTTCCTGGTGGCAGCGACCCAGAACCCCGTCGAGTACGAGGGCACTTACCCCCTCCCCGAAGCCCAGCTCGACCGGTTCCTGTTGAAGCTGACCGTGCCTCTGCCCTCACGCGCGGACGAGATCAACGTCCTGACCCGCCACGCGGACGGCTTCGACCCCCGAGACCTCCAGGCCGCCGGGGTGCGCCCCGTCGCCGGGCCCGCGGATCTGGAAGCGGCTCGCACCGCCGTCGCCAAGACCTCCGTCTCCCCCGAGATCACCGGCTATGTCGTCGATATCTGCCGTGCCACCCGTGAATCCCCCTCGCTCAGCCTCGGGGTCTCCCCCCGAGGTGCCACCGCTCTGCTCTCCACCGCTCGTGCCTGGGCCTGGCTCACCGGCCGGGACTACGTCACCCCGGACGACGTGAAAGCCCTCGCACTTCCCACCCTGCGCCACCGCGTCCAACTCCGCCCCGAGGCGGAGATGGAGGGAGTCACGGCCGACAGCGTCATCACCGCGCTGCTCGCCCATGTCCCCGTACCGCGCTGA
- a CDS encoding DUF4129 domain-containing protein: protein MTVTGGQPAADWLTGNDGHLPLVLSREAARREAELELSKPVYHQHDPNPLQRAIHSFLDWLGDLLNSASGAAPGGHLGVIVIVVAVLALLGALWWRLGTPRRTTATAGGGALFDDAPRAAADHRSAAATHAAAERWSTAVQEQMRAIVRSLEERALLDPRPGRTAAEAASEAARPLPAHAAGLRGAAEDFGAVTYGGRTADRRMYQRLRDLDADLRRTRPSTERTVGAAAGSPPA, encoded by the coding sequence GTGACCGTCACGGGGGGACAACCGGCGGCGGACTGGCTGACGGGCAACGACGGGCACCTGCCGCTCGTCCTGTCCCGCGAGGCCGCCCGCAGGGAAGCCGAACTCGAACTGTCGAAGCCGGTGTACCACCAGCACGACCCGAATCCGCTGCAGCGAGCCATCCACAGCTTCCTGGACTGGCTCGGCGACCTGCTGAACTCCGCGTCGGGCGCCGCCCCGGGGGGCCACCTCGGAGTGATCGTCATCGTCGTCGCCGTACTCGCGCTGCTCGGAGCGCTCTGGTGGCGGCTCGGCACCCCCCGTCGCACGACCGCCACGGCGGGCGGCGGAGCGCTCTTCGACGACGCACCCCGCGCCGCCGCCGACCACCGGTCGGCGGCGGCGACCCACGCGGCGGCGGAGCGCTGGAGCACCGCGGTCCAGGAACAGATGCGTGCGATCGTCCGCTCACTCGAGGAACGCGCGCTCCTCGACCCGCGCCCCGGCCGGACCGCGGCCGAAGCGGCCTCCGAGGCGGCTCGCCCGTTGCCCGCACACGCGGCGGGGCTCCGCGGCGCCGCGGAGGACTTCGGCGCCGTCACGTACGGCGGCCGCACGGCGGATCGCCGGATGTACCAGCGTCTCCGCGACCTCGACGCGGACCTGCGGCGCACCAGGCCCAGCACCGAACGGACCGTCGGGGCGGCTGCCGGGAGCCCGCCGGCATGA
- the ahcY gene encoding adenosylhomocysteinase, whose amino-acid sequence MTTVANRQDFKVADLSLAEFGRKEINLAEHEMPGLMSIRKEYAEAKPLAGARVTGSLHMTVQTAVLIETLVALGADVRWASCNIFSTQDHAAAAIAVGPDGTPDNPQGVPVFAWKGESLAEYWWCTEQALTWPNSPTGGPNMILDDGGDATLLVHKGVEFEKAGKAPAPESADSEEFREILTLLNRTLGENPQKWTKLASEIRGVTEETTTGVHRLYEMHRDGDLLFPAINVNDAVTKSKFDNKYGCRHSLIDGINRATDVLIGGKVAVVCGYGDVGKGCAESLRGQGARVIITEIDPICALQAAMDGFQVSTLDDVVGTADIFVTTTGNKDIIMAADMAKMKHQAIVGNIGHFDNEIDMAGLAKIDGIVKSEVKPQVHTWAFPDGKTLIVLSEGRLLNLGNATGHPSFVMSNSFADQTLAQIELFTKPEEYPVGVYVLPKHLDEKVARLHLDALGVKLTTLRPEQASYIGVDVAGPYKSDQYRY is encoded by the coding sequence ATGACGACTGTCGCCAACCGACAGGACTTCAAGGTCGCCGATCTCTCTCTTGCCGAGTTCGGCCGCAAGGAGATCAACCTCGCCGAGCACGAGATGCCCGGCCTGATGTCGATCCGCAAGGAGTACGCCGAGGCGAAGCCCCTGGCCGGGGCCCGTGTCACGGGCTCCCTGCACATGACCGTGCAGACGGCCGTGCTGATCGAGACCCTCGTCGCCCTCGGCGCCGATGTCCGCTGGGCGTCCTGCAACATCTTCTCCACCCAGGACCACGCCGCCGCGGCCATCGCCGTGGGTCCCGACGGGACCCCGGACAACCCGCAGGGCGTGCCGGTCTTCGCCTGGAAGGGCGAGAGCCTCGCCGAGTACTGGTGGTGCACGGAGCAGGCCCTCACCTGGCCGAACTCGCCCACCGGCGGCCCGAACATGATCCTCGACGACGGTGGTGACGCCACCCTCCTCGTGCACAAGGGTGTCGAGTTCGAGAAGGCGGGCAAGGCCCCCGCGCCGGAGAGCGCGGACAGCGAGGAGTTCCGCGAGATCCTCACGCTGCTGAACCGCACGCTCGGCGAGAACCCGCAGAAGTGGACCAAGCTCGCCTCCGAGATCCGCGGTGTCACCGAAGAGACCACCACGGGCGTCCACCGTCTGTACGAGATGCACCGTGACGGTGACCTCCTCTTCCCCGCGATCAACGTGAACGACGCGGTGACGAAGTCGAAGTTCGACAACAAGTACGGCTGCCGCCACTCCCTGATCGACGGCATCAACCGCGCCACCGACGTCCTGATCGGCGGCAAGGTCGCGGTCGTCTGCGGTTACGGCGACGTCGGCAAGGGCTGCGCGGAGTCCCTGCGCGGTCAGGGCGCCCGAGTGATCATCACGGAGATCGACCCGATCTGCGCGCTCCAGGCGGCGATGGACGGCTTCCAGGTCTCGACGCTGGACGACGTCGTCGGCACGGCCGACATCTTCGTCACCACGACGGGCAACAAGGACATCATCATGGCCGCGGACATGGCCAAGATGAAGCACCAGGCGATCGTGGGCAACATCGGCCACTTCGACAACGAGATCGACATGGCCGGTCTCGCCAAGATCGACGGCATCGTCAAGTCCGAGGTGAAGCCCCAGGTGCACACCTGGGCCTTCCCCGACGGCAAGACGCTCATCGTCCTGTCCGAGGGTCGCCTGCTGAACCTGGGCAACGCGACGGGCCACCCGTCCTTCGTGATGTCCAACTCGTTCGCGGACCAGACCCTGGCCCAGATCGAGCTGTTCACGAAGCCGGAGGAGTACCCGGTCGGCGTCTACGTGCTGCCCAAGCACCTGGACGAGAAGGTCGCCCGTCTCCACCTGGACGCGCTCGGCGTGAAGCTCACCACCCTCCGCCCCGAGCAGGCCTCCTACATCGGCGTCGACGTGGCCGGCCCGTACAAGTCGGACCAGTACCGCTACTGA
- a CDS encoding DUF58 domain-containing protein: MTLTGRTALLAAIGALPIGLFAPGPPGLLAVGGVLVLAILCDLALAAPVRKLHFTRSGDTSVRLGDAVDVNLTITNPSGRTLRAAVRDAWPPSSWRSTGEQSAARHRLTLAAGERGRVVTRLQPTRRGDRQAARITVRSYGPLGLAARQGNHHVPWTVRVLPPFESRKHLPSRLARLRELDGRTSVLTRGQGTEFDSLREYVPGDDVRSIDWRATARQSAVAVRTWRPERDRQILVVLDTGRTSAGRVGDVPRLDAAMDATLLLAALASRAGDRVDLLAYDRRVRVRVHRQNTADLLPTLVHALSTLEPELVETDARGLTAAVLQQAAPGALIVLLTTLDTAPVEEGLLPVLPQLTRRHTVLVAAVADPRVEEMEQSRGTVDAVFEAAAASQTQAQRRRTAEQLKRRGVTVVDASPSRLAPALADTYLALKAAGRL; encoded by the coding sequence ATGACGCTCACCGGAAGAACCGCACTCCTCGCGGCGATCGGCGCGCTCCCCATCGGCCTCTTCGCCCCCGGCCCACCCGGGCTTCTGGCAGTCGGAGGCGTCCTCGTACTCGCAATCCTGTGCGACCTCGCACTCGCCGCGCCAGTGCGAAAGCTCCACTTCACCCGAAGTGGTGACACATCCGTTCGACTCGGTGACGCAGTCGACGTGAACCTGACCATCACCAACCCGTCCGGGCGAACCCTGCGTGCAGCGGTGCGCGACGCCTGGCCCCCCAGTAGTTGGCGCTCCACCGGAGAACAGTCCGCGGCCAGGCACAGACTGACCCTCGCGGCAGGGGAACGCGGCCGCGTCGTCACCCGGCTCCAGCCGACGAGACGCGGCGACCGCCAGGCCGCCCGCATCACAGTCCGCTCGTACGGCCCGCTGGGCCTGGCGGCCCGTCAGGGCAACCACCATGTCCCCTGGACGGTGCGGGTGCTGCCGCCCTTCGAGAGCCGCAAGCACCTGCCGTCCCGACTGGCCAGGCTCCGCGAGCTCGACGGCCGCACGAGCGTGCTCACCCGAGGGCAGGGCACCGAGTTCGACAGTCTGCGCGAGTACGTGCCCGGTGACGACGTCCGCTCCATCGACTGGCGAGCCACCGCCCGTCAGTCCGCCGTCGCGGTGCGGACGTGGCGACCGGAACGGGACCGCCAGATCCTCGTCGTCCTCGACACCGGCCGCACCTCGGCGGGCCGTGTGGGCGATGTCCCCCGCCTCGACGCGGCGATGGACGCCACGCTGCTCCTGGCGGCCCTGGCTTCGCGAGCGGGCGACCGGGTCGATCTGCTGGCCTACGACCGTCGCGTCAGGGTCCGGGTACACCGCCAGAACACCGCCGATCTCCTGCCCACGCTGGTGCACGCCCTGTCGACCCTGGAGCCGGAGCTGGTGGAGACCGACGCCCGGGGTCTGACCGCCGCCGTACTCCAGCAGGCCGCGCCCGGCGCGCTGATCGTCCTGCTCACCACGCTGGACACGGCACCCGTCGAAGAAGGGCTGCTCCCCGTGCTGCCCCAGCTCACCCGACGCCACACGGTCCTGGTGGCCGCGGTGGCGGATCCCCGGGTCGAGGAGATGGAACAGTCCCGGGGCACAGTGGACGCAGTGTTCGAGGCGGCAGCGGCAAGCCAGACGCAGGCCCAGCGGCGTCGTACGGCCGAGCAGCTGAAGCGACGCGGGGTCACGGTCGTCGACGCCTCCCCGTCCCGGCTCGCACCCGCCCTGGCGGACACCTACCTCGCGCTGAAGGCCGCAGGACGGCTCTGA
- a CDS encoding DUF7544 domain-containing protein, with protein MNDTPGWASPGSAPSDGQENSTPPPADQADAPPTKWSAQQPPPGQWSPPSAPPSVPAQQGPPPAPGWGAPGPGGSPAWGRPPSAKPGVIPLRPLALGEILDGSVSVLRRHWRTVLGVTVAVAVVTQVCDVILQRLLASDPAQIDPSASASEALDQAAHALQSTLLTALLSLGITLIGTLFTTAVLTVVVSRSVLGRDVTFADAWREARPRLPQLLGLTLLLPLISGALVTVACVPALVTGTAAGTAVSVLLFLAAVVVALWLMVRFSLASPALMLERRGIITSMRRSAKLVRGAWWRTFGILLLTALITILVTLVIAVPFSLVATIADGGSGLDSILAGNTPHFGWAYVIVAGIGSVIASAITLPFSAGVTVLLYVDRRIRREALDLELARAAGITGYAAQPGAGHTGG; from the coding sequence GTGAACGACACTCCGGGCTGGGCCTCGCCCGGATCTGCCCCGTCCGACGGCCAGGAGAACAGCACGCCGCCTCCCGCCGACCAGGCCGACGCACCGCCCACCAAATGGTCCGCCCAGCAGCCCCCTCCCGGACAGTGGTCGCCGCCGAGCGCACCGCCTTCCGTACCGGCGCAGCAGGGCCCCCCGCCGGCGCCAGGGTGGGGTGCCCCCGGTCCCGGCGGAAGCCCCGCATGGGGCAGGCCGCCCAGCGCGAAACCCGGTGTGATCCCGCTGCGTCCCCTTGCTCTCGGCGAGATCCTCGACGGTTCGGTGTCGGTGCTGCGCAGGCACTGGCGCACGGTCCTCGGTGTGACCGTCGCCGTCGCCGTGGTCACCCAGGTCTGCGACGTGATCCTCCAGCGCCTCCTGGCGTCGGACCCCGCGCAGATCGACCCGTCCGCCTCCGCGTCGGAGGCACTCGACCAGGCCGCCCACGCCCTGCAGTCCACGCTGCTCACCGCGCTGCTGTCGCTGGGGATCACCCTGATCGGCACCCTTTTCACCACGGCCGTCCTGACGGTGGTGGTCAGCCGCTCCGTACTGGGCCGCGACGTGACGTTCGCCGACGCCTGGCGCGAGGCGCGCCCACGTCTCCCCCAGTTGCTCGGACTGACGCTGCTCCTGCCGCTGATCAGTGGGGCCCTCGTGACGGTCGCCTGCGTGCCGGCGCTCGTGACCGGCACGGCAGCCGGCACCGCCGTGTCCGTGCTGCTCTTCCTCGCCGCCGTCGTGGTGGCTCTCTGGCTGATGGTCCGCTTCAGCCTGGCGTCCCCGGCGCTGATGCTGGAACGGCGGGGCATCATCACGTCCATGCGCCGCTCCGCGAAGCTGGTGCGCGGCGCGTGGTGGCGGACGTTCGGCATCCTGCTCCTGACGGCGCTGATAACGATCCTCGTCACGCTCGTCATCGCCGTGCCGTTCAGCCTGGTCGCCACCATCGCGGACGGCGGCTCCGGCCTCGACAGCATCCTCGCCGGCAACACACCCCACTTCGGCTGGGCCTACGTCATCGTCGCCGGCATCGGCTCCGTGATCGCGTCCGCGATCACCCTGCCGTTCTCCGCGGGCGTCACCGTCCTGCTCTACGTGGACCGTCGCATCCGGCGCGAGGCCCTCGACCTGGAACTCGCCCGGGCCGCCGGCATCACCGGCTACGCGGCACAGCCGGGCGCCGGACACACCGGGGGTTGA